The Streptomyces sp. NBC_01426 genome includes a region encoding these proteins:
- a CDS encoding MFS transporter, with the protein MTTSTQTAKASTVTSPDLRRLVASECASLSGSAVSTVALPTLAVLELHASTTQIAALAFLGQLPNAVVALPAGALSDRYAKRPQMIAADLTAAAGLATIPAAAFAGVLGIGQLYAVAVILGITKIVHDAAAISYLPVLVEPHLLQRANSRLGAASSVADSAGSNAGAALVGAIGAARSVLADVLSYLVSALLVWRIRTPELVAAPPEGRRTLSRDIGEGLRYVAGQPTIRTVIAALSTLSFGLAVMNTYWAYYLLVDLHVSPTEFGVIMGVGGAGSLAGALLAPRIASRFGIGPTIIIGFAVSPLAQIPLLLAGPGLRWQIALAGTLAVQLFWATASGTSQRSLRQILCEPRFQGRMQAASTTVTAGARPLASAAAGALVLFLGVRGTLTVGAVLEIVPVILLLVSPVRALRDMPVPPGRTAVPPAREGAS; encoded by the coding sequence GTGACGACCTCCACCCAGACGGCCAAGGCCTCGACGGTCACCTCCCCGGATCTGCGCCGCTTGGTCGCCAGCGAGTGCGCGAGCCTCTCCGGATCCGCGGTTAGCACCGTCGCCCTCCCCACCCTGGCCGTGCTGGAACTCCACGCCTCCACCACCCAGATCGCCGCGCTCGCCTTCCTCGGCCAACTCCCGAATGCCGTCGTGGCGCTCCCGGCCGGCGCGCTCTCGGACCGCTACGCCAAGCGCCCCCAGATGATCGCCGCGGACCTCACCGCCGCCGCGGGCCTCGCGACCATCCCGGCCGCCGCCTTCGCCGGAGTGCTCGGCATCGGCCAGCTGTACGCGGTCGCCGTCATCCTGGGCATCACCAAGATCGTGCACGACGCGGCCGCCATCAGCTACCTGCCCGTCCTCGTCGAACCTCACCTGCTGCAGCGCGCGAACTCCCGGCTCGGCGCGGCCTCGTCGGTGGCCGACAGCGCGGGCAGCAACGCGGGCGCCGCGCTGGTCGGCGCCATCGGCGCCGCCCGCTCCGTCCTCGCCGACGTCCTCTCCTACCTCGTCTCCGCCCTTCTCGTGTGGCGCATCCGCACCCCCGAGCTGGTCGCCGCTCCGCCCGAAGGCCGCCGGACCCTCTCGCGGGACATCGGTGAGGGCCTGCGCTACGTGGCTGGGCAGCCCACGATCCGCACAGTGATCGCGGCCCTGTCCACGCTCAGCTTCGGCCTGGCGGTCATGAACACGTACTGGGCGTACTACCTCCTCGTCGACCTGCATGTATCCCCGACGGAGTTCGGCGTGATCATGGGCGTCGGCGGGGCGGGCAGCCTGGCCGGGGCGCTCCTCGCCCCGCGCATCGCGTCCCGCTTCGGCATCGGACCGACGATCATCATCGGGTTCGCGGTCAGCCCGCTGGCCCAGATCCCCCTCCTGCTCGCCGGACCCGGACTCCGTTGGCAGATCGCGCTCGCCGGGACGCTGGCCGTTCAGCTGTTCTGGGCCACAGCCTCCGGGACGAGCCAGAGGTCCCTGAGGCAGATCCTGTGCGAGCCCCGCTTCCAGGGCCGCATGCAGGCCGCGAGCACCACGGTGACCGCGGGAGCCCGGCCCCTGGCCTCCGCGGCCGCCGGCGCCCTGGTCCTCTTCCTCGGCGTCCGGGGAACCCTCACCGTCGGGGCGGTCCTCGAGATCGTCCCCGTGATCCTCCTGCTCGTCTCCCCTGTCCGCGCCCTGCGGGACATGCCCGTCCCGCCCGGGCGTACCGCCGTGCCGCCCGCCCGTGAAGGAGCCTCATGA